One Marinibacterium anthonyi genomic region harbors:
- a CDS encoding hypothetical protein (putative conserved protein): MKVAIASFEFEGNSLSLRVARKEDFARFGLFHGEEILQVAAGKQFAVTGAVDVLAEAGAEIVPIFMSRCVSGGHVEDSFYDEVIAIIADGITAALPLDGVHLALHGAMICATEKDPEGGIIQAVRDRLGDPDIPISVSLDLHAHVTPRMADMAQIIVGYETYPHVDAYRTGACAAGLLVRAIKGEIRPVTRIRKYNAIVPVLGGATLGDEPMAQVAAVSRGIEASGRALSVSYFPVQPWLDMADVGITGLAIADGDPDAAETVAQEVLDAIWDRRETFELPAMTPAEAVAAALDYPGRTLIIDAPDSMGAGAQGDSPALLGALLDVAPDIDAAIYIVDPETAAQAGELGEGVEAEFHIGAKQDDRWFKPVTVRARVERLCDGTFTYSGGPVSGSTVTLGAAAVLRSGGLRILVGSLPFYEHMDEHYAACGIDITTCRISSFKNLMNYRKLLGPDVRYIPIHGPGGAPLRLQDVAWDNRRRPFWPADDLDAPQPVPLSA; encoded by the coding sequence ATGAAAGTCGCAATCGCCAGCTTCGAATTCGAGGGCAACAGCCTGTCCCTCAGGGTGGCGCGCAAGGAAGATTTCGCTCGGTTCGGCCTTTTCCACGGGGAAGAGATCCTGCAGGTCGCCGCCGGCAAGCAGTTTGCCGTGACCGGCGCAGTGGACGTGCTGGCCGAAGCCGGGGCCGAGATCGTGCCGATCTTCATGTCGCGCTGCGTGTCCGGCGGCCATGTCGAGGATTCCTTTTACGACGAGGTGATCGCCATCATCGCCGACGGCATCACCGCCGCCCTGCCGCTGGACGGGGTGCACCTGGCGCTGCACGGCGCGATGATCTGCGCGACCGAAAAGGATCCCGAAGGCGGCATCATCCAGGCGGTGCGCGACCGGCTGGGCGATCCGGACATTCCCATTTCCGTAAGCCTTGACCTGCACGCCCACGTGACCCCGCGGATGGCGGACATGGCGCAGATCATTGTCGGTTATGAAACCTATCCGCACGTGGACGCCTATCGCACCGGGGCCTGTGCCGCCGGCCTGCTGGTGCGCGCCATCAAGGGGGAAATCCGTCCCGTGACGCGCATTCGCAAGTACAATGCCATCGTTCCCGTTCTGGGCGGCGCCACGCTGGGCGACGAACCCATGGCCCAGGTCGCCGCCGTCTCGCGCGGGATCGAAGCGTCGGGCCGGGCGCTGTCGGTCAGCTATTTCCCCGTGCAGCCCTGGCTGGACATGGCCGACGTGGGCATCACCGGACTGGCGATCGCGGACGGCGATCCAGACGCGGCCGAAACCGTGGCGCAAGAGGTGCTGGACGCGATCTGGGACCGGCGCGAAACCTTCGAATTGCCCGCGATGACCCCGGCCGAGGCCGTTGCCGCGGCGCTGGACTATCCGGGACGGACACTGATCATCGACGCGCCGGATTCCATGGGGGCCGGGGCGCAGGGCGATTCCCCGGCCCTTCTGGGCGCGCTTCTTGACGTGGCGCCCGACATCGATGCCGCCATCTACATCGTCGACCCCGAAACCGCCGCGCAGGCGGGCGAATTGGGCGAAGGGGTCGAAGCGGAATTCCACATCGGAGCAAAGCAGGACGACCGCTGGTTCAAGCCGGTGACGGTGCGCGCCAGGGTCGAGCGGCTGTGCGACGGCACGTTCACCTATTCGGGTGGCCCGGTGTCCGGTTCCACAGTCACCCTGGGGGCCGCGGCGGTGCTTCGGTCCGGGGGGCTTCGCATCCTGGTCGGCAGCCTGCCCTTCTATGAACACATGGACGAACATTATGCCGCCTGCGGGATCGATATCACGACATGCAGGATATCGTCCTTCAAGAACCTCATGAACTACCGCAAGCTGCTTGGGCCCGATGTCCGGTACATCCCCATCCACGGCCCGGGCGGCGCGCCCCTGCGGCTTCAGGACGTCGCCTGGGACAACCGCCGGCGGCCGTTCTGGCCCGCCGACGACCTCGACGCGCCCCAGCCGGTGCCTTTGTCTGCCTGA
- a CDS encoding putative FAD-linked oxidoreductase: protein MFDSNDLLTALADIAGTAHVLTQPDQMARYLIDVRRAYEGEALCIVEPGSTAEVADIVRLCNLRNVPITPIGGNTGLVGGAAVRGKTGPDGKAIPGIGLSLRRMNRILDLSPLDETITVEAGCVLQTIQEAAADRDMFFPLSLSSEGSCQIGGNIATNAGGSAAIRYGVTRHLVLGLEVVLPSGDIINGLSRLRKDNAGYDLKELFIGSEGTLGIITAAVMRLVPAPRSKETALVAVDSVDDALQILRAMKAAFGERVTSAEITEADYMQLVLDEMPEARLPFDEVPRWTLLLEVCDSAADSDMMPALESTLASAIEDGLAQDVIIAQNERQAEEFWYLRHAVSEAIRHSGPNMSHDSSVPLLAQQAYVDLTRDRIVARFPEARPLYVGHMGDGNMHLVVMFAKDRFADRAAYMDVSGVLDEIIDGVVGELDGSITAEHGIGLSYRKRLDRATQPAAIALMKGVKALFDPRDIMNSGKLF, encoded by the coding sequence ATGTTCGACAGCAACGACCTTCTCACCGCCCTCGCCGACATTGCCGGGACGGCCCATGTCCTGACCCAGCCCGATCAGATGGCCCGCTACCTGATCGACGTGCGCCGCGCCTACGAAGGCGAGGCGCTGTGCATCGTCGAGCCCGGCAGCACGGCAGAGGTCGCCGACATCGTGCGCCTGTGCAACCTGCGCAATGTCCCGATCACGCCGATCGGCGGCAACACCGGGCTTGTCGGCGGCGCGGCCGTGCGCGGCAAGACGGGCCCGGACGGAAAAGCCATTCCCGGCATCGGTCTGTCGCTGCGCCGGATGAACCGCATCCTCGACCTGTCGCCGCTGGACGAAACCATCACGGTCGAGGCCGGGTGCGTTCTGCAGACGATCCAGGAGGCCGCGGCCGACCGGGACATGTTCTTCCCGCTCAGCCTCAGTTCCGAAGGCAGTTGCCAGATCGGCGGCAACATCGCCACCAACGCGGGCGGTTCGGCCGCGATCCGTTACGGGGTGACGCGGCACCTGGTGCTGGGGCTCGAAGTCGTCCTGCCGTCCGGCGACATCATCAACGGGCTGTCGCGGCTGCGCAAGGACAACGCCGGGTACGACCTGAAGGAGTTGTTCATCGGCTCAGAGGGGACGCTGGGCATCATCACCGCCGCTGTCATGCGGCTGGTCCCTGCCCCGCGCAGCAAGGAAACCGCGCTGGTTGCGGTCGACAGCGTCGACGACGCGCTGCAGATCCTGCGCGCGATGAAGGCGGCTTTCGGCGAACGTGTCACCTCGGCCGAAATCACCGAGGCCGACTACATGCAGCTTGTGCTGGACGAGATGCCCGAGGCCCGCCTGCCCTTTGACGAGGTCCCCCGCTGGACGCTGCTGCTGGAGGTCTGCGACAGCGCGGCTGACAGCGACATGATGCCGGCGCTGGAAAGCACGCTGGCCTCGGCGATCGAGGACGGGCTGGCCCAGGACGTGATCATTGCCCAGAACGAACGCCAGGCCGAGGAGTTCTGGTACCTGCGCCACGCGGTGTCCGAGGCGATCCGTCATTCCGGGCCCAACATGTCGCACGACAGTTCCGTGCCGCTGCTTGCCCAGCAGGCCTATGTCGACCTGACCCGCGACCGGATCGTCGCCCGTTTCCCCGAGGCGCGGCCGCTGTACGTGGGACACATGGGCGACGGCAACATGCACCTGGTGGTGATGTTCGCCAAGGACCGGTTCGCGGACCGGGCGGCGTACATGGATGTCTCGGGCGTGCTGGACGAGATCATCGACGGCGTGGTCGGCGAACTGGATGGCAGCATCACCGCCGAACACGGAATCGGGCTGAGCTACCGCAAGCGGCTGGACCGTGCGACCCAGCCGGCGGCCATCGCGCTGATGAAGGGCGTCAAGGCATTGTTCGACCCCAGGGACATAATGAACAGCGGCAAGCTGTTCTGA
- the potD_1 gene encoding Spermidine/putrescine-binding periplasmic protein precursor codes for MQNKHMNRRGVLRGIAGTGVALAAPAVFTGRALAADSTLTVTTWGGSYHEMVQASFVDPFTAETGIAVQLVDNGDMAKVKAQVLSNSVTWDVIDAPAAFATSGAKENLWEELDPSLVNMTGLVEAPNQFYVPYYLYSGGVLWDSERSPEGKHPTDFTGFFDVETFPGRRCFRSLAPESLEMALVADGVAPADLYPLDVDRAFAKLDELKDHISKFAASTPEQVSSVAQNEADFSYSYFNRVNSARKNGAPLDFSFDQTNNSLDFWAVTKGTRNKEAAMKWIEFTLRPEQQKTWALAGFYVPNNQQTLDEIRASDAGGYLPDLSNGKNVIINPEWWGENYTEVQRRYSEWLIS; via the coding sequence ATGCAGAACAAGCACATGAACCGCCGCGGCGTGCTGCGCGGCATTGCGGGCACCGGCGTCGCACTGGCCGCTCCGGCCGTGTTCACCGGCCGCGCCCTTGCCGCCGACAGCACGCTGACCGTGACCACCTGGGGCGGCAGCTATCACGAGATGGTCCAGGCCAGCTTTGTCGACCCGTTCACCGCCGAAACCGGCATCGCGGTCCAGCTGGTCGACAACGGCGACATGGCCAAGGTCAAGGCGCAGGTGCTCAGCAATTCGGTCACCTGGGACGTGATCGACGCGCCCGCCGCGTTTGCCACCTCGGGCGCCAAGGAAAACCTGTGGGAAGAGCTTGACCCGTCGCTGGTGAACATGACCGGCCTCGTCGAGGCGCCGAACCAGTTCTACGTGCCCTACTACCTTTATAGCGGCGGCGTTCTGTGGGACAGCGAACGGTCGCCCGAGGGCAAGCATCCGACCGATTTCACCGGCTTCTTCGATGTCGAAACGTTCCCCGGCCGCCGCTGCTTCCGTTCGCTGGCGCCGGAGTCGCTGGAAATGGCGCTGGTCGCCGATGGCGTGGCCCCGGCGGATCTGTATCCGCTGGATGTCGACCGCGCCTTTGCCAAGCTGGACGAGCTGAAGGACCATATCTCGAAATTCGCCGCCTCGACGCCCGAACAGGTGTCGTCGGTCGCCCAGAACGAGGCGGATTTCTCCTACAGCTACTTCAACCGCGTGAACTCGGCCCGCAAGAACGGCGCGCCGCTGGACTTCTCGTTCGATCAGACCAACAACTCGCTGGATTTCTGGGCCGTCACGAAAGGCACCCGGAACAAGGAAGCCGCGATGAAGTGGATCGAGTTCACCCTGCGCCCCGAGCAGCAGAAGACCTGGGCCCTGGCCGGCTTCTACGTGCCCAACAACCAGCAGACCCTGGACGAGATCCGCGCCAGCGACGCGGGCGGCTACCTGCCCGACCTGAGCAACGGCAAGAACGTCATCATCAACCCGGAATGGTGGGGCGAAAACTACACCGAGGTGCAGCGCCGTTATTCCGAATGGCTGATCTCCTGA
- the potA_1 gene encoding Spermidine/putrescine import ATP-binding protein PotA: MNAQAAVPAPDTPMREETDRMTAEANDPMIRVTNLTRTYGPMVALDHVDLSVRRGEFVTLLGPSGSGKSTLLNLISGMTQASDGRIDIDGRDATHVPTNERGLGMVFQNYALMPHMTVFENIAFPLQVRKVPKPEIATRVKEVLKLIQLEHVADRKPKQLSGGQQQRISLARCIVYKPSIILMDEPLGALDKKLREDMQLEIKRLHEDLGITMIYVTHDQEEALSMSDRIVLMRNGRIEQQGEPEDLYFRPRTLFAADFLGNSNLIAGRINAATGTLDTGIGALPLPPADDAAPTSGEAVLMVRPESATLQPHADWPGVTAELRDSIVLGGVLRHYLQAADNSRLMVQEPSTAHRARPKRGEVLRVGWAPEDARLLPPDPTFQSH, from the coding sequence ATGAACGCGCAGGCCGCCGTCCCCGCCCCCGATACCCCCATGAGAGAAGAGACAGACCGGATGACCGCCGAAGCCAACGACCCCATGATCCGCGTCACCAACCTGACCCGCACCTACGGACCCATGGTCGCGCTGGACCACGTGGACCTGTCGGTGCGGCGCGGCGAATTCGTGACGCTGCTTGGTCCCTCCGGGTCGGGCAAGTCGACGCTTCTGAACCTGATCTCGGGCATGACCCAGGCCAGCGATGGCCGGATCGATATCGACGGTCGCGACGCCACCCATGTGCCGACCAACGAACGCGGGCTGGGCATGGTGTTCCAGAACTATGCGTTGATGCCGCACATGACGGTGTTCGAAAACATCGCCTTCCCGCTGCAGGTCCGAAAGGTCCCCAAGCCCGAGATCGCCACGCGCGTGAAGGAGGTGCTGAAGCTGATCCAGCTGGAGCACGTGGCCGACCGCAAACCCAAGCAGCTTTCGGGCGGGCAGCAGCAACGGATCTCGCTGGCGCGCTGCATCGTCTACAAGCCGTCGATCATCCTGATGGATGAACCGCTGGGCGCGCTGGACAAGAAGCTGCGCGAGGACATGCAGCTTGAGATCAAGCGCCTGCACGAGGACCTGGGGATCACGATGATCTACGTGACCCACGACCAGGAAGAGGCGTTGTCGATGTCGGACCGCATCGTGCTGATGCGCAACGGCCGGATCGAACAGCAGGGCGAACCCGAGGATCTGTATTTCCGGCCCCGGACATTGTTCGCGGCGGATTTCCTGGGCAATTCCAACCTGATCGCGGGCCGGATCAATGCCGCCACCGGCACCCTGGACACCGGGATCGGCGCCCTGCCTTTGCCGCCGGCGGACGATGCCGCGCCGACCTCGGGCGAGGCGGTGCTGATGGTGCGTCCGGAATCGGCGACGCTGCAGCCCCACGCGGACTGGCCCGGGGTCACGGCGGAACTGCGCGATTCCATCGTGCTGGGCGGCGTGCTGCGCCATTACCTTCAAGCGGCGGACAACAGCCGCCTGATGGTGCAGGAACCCAGCACCGCGCACCGGGCACGTCCCAAGCGGGGCGAGGTGCTTCGCGTCGGCTGGGCGCCCGAAGACGCCCGGCTGCTGCCCCCCGATCCCACGTTTCAGAGCCACTGA
- a CDS encoding Inner membrane ABC-transporter permease protein, protein MKTPLRIAGTLLVPVAAWICYLFLLAPSLIVVPISFGSSGEMEFPPREWSTALYQEFFADPAWWGSLTRSLVIAVCVMVVTTILVVPAAYALNRARLPGQKIIAALAMGPLLVPVIVLALGLYLQLAPLNMLNRTVTVVLAHTMLAMPFMMVSVGAALRHLDPAYEQVSLIMGARKGTIFFRVVLPQLKSGIAAGALFAFLISLDEVIVSYFITGPDTETLPVKMFSALRWEISPVIAAVSTLLTVVSLVLALAMMRLERRELGA, encoded by the coding sequence ATGAAGACGCCCCTGCGCATTGCCGGCACGCTTTTGGTGCCCGTCGCCGCCTGGATCTGCTACCTGTTCCTGCTGGCGCCGTCGCTGATCGTCGTGCCGATCTCGTTCGGGTCGTCGGGCGAAATGGAATTCCCGCCGCGCGAATGGTCGACCGCCCTGTACCAGGAATTCTTTGCCGATCCCGCCTGGTGGGGTTCGCTGACGCGCAGCCTGGTCATCGCGGTCTGCGTCATGGTGGTGACGACGATCCTGGTGGTGCCGGCCGCCTACGCCCTGAACCGGGCCCGCCTGCCCGGACAGAAGATCATCGCGGCCCTGGCCATGGGGCCGCTGCTGGTGCCGGTGATCGTGCTGGCGCTGGGGCTGTATCTGCAGCTTGCGCCACTGAACATGCTGAACCGGACGGTCACCGTTGTGCTGGCGCATACCATGCTGGCGATGCCCTTCATGATGGTGTCGGTCGGTGCCGCGCTGCGCCACCTCGACCCGGCCTACGAACAGGTATCGCTGATCATGGGCGCCAGGAAGGGGACGATCTTCTTCCGCGTGGTGCTGCCGCAATTGAAATCGGGGATCGCCGCCGGGGCGCTGTTTGCCTTCCTGATCTCGCTGGACGAAGTGATCGTGTCCTACTTCATCACCGGGCCCGATACCGAAACCCTGCCGGTCAAGATGTTCAGCGCGCTCCGCTGGGAGATCTCGCCGGTGATCGCCGCGGTGTCGACCCTGCTGACCGTCGTGTCGCTGGTGCTGGCGCTGGCGATGATGCGCCTTGAACGCCGCGAGCTTGGGGCATGA
- the potB_1 gene encoding Spermidine/putrescine transport system permease protein PotB: MTADTPYLNRLSGFALMAPMTLLLVIFFVYPLGQTFWQSFHEYGFTLRAYNDLLTSSLFRKVLRTTFIITGIATLVSLVFGFPVALHLSRMAPRQRVPYLAMVMLPFWTSILVKSFALTVLLGYEGVINTVLSWLFGAEIHIPMVFNRVGAILGMINYLLPFMILSILSSLLAQDTNLGRAAEVMGASRFTIFRRITLPLAMPGVIAGVLINITLSIGMYITPALLGGRKDMMVANLIDFYTRQTLDWPMASAIAMALLVISGLLVAALSRVQGGGATGGSK; the protein is encoded by the coding sequence ATGACCGCAGACACACCTTATCTGAACCGATTGTCCGGCTTCGCGCTCATGGCGCCCATGACGCTGCTGCTGGTGATCTTCTTCGTCTACCCCCTGGGCCAGACGTTCTGGCAAAGCTTCCACGAATACGGCTTTACCCTGCGGGCCTACAACGACCTGCTGACCAGTTCGCTGTTCCGCAAGGTCCTGCGCACCACCTTCATCATCACCGGCATCGCCACGCTTGTCAGCCTTGTGTTCGGGTTCCCGGTGGCGCTGCACCTGTCGCGGATGGCGCCGCGCCAGCGGGTGCCCTACCTGGCCATGGTGATGCTGCCGTTCTGGACCAGCATCCTGGTCAAGAGCTTCGCGCTGACCGTCCTGCTGGGCTATGAAGGTGTGATCAACACGGTGCTCAGCTGGCTTTTCGGCGCCGAAATCCACATCCCCATGGTGTTCAACCGGGTCGGCGCGATCCTGGGCATGATCAACTACCTGCTGCCTTTCATGATCCTGTCGATTCTCAGCAGCCTGCTGGCCCAGGACACCAACCTTGGCCGCGCGGCCGAGGTCATGGGCGCGTCGCGGTTCACCATCTTCCGGCGCATCACGCTGCCGCTGGCGATGCCCGGCGTCATTGCCGGTGTGCTGATCAACATCACCCTGTCGATCGGCATGTACATCACCCCGGCCCTTTTGGGCGGACGCAAGGACATGATGGTGGCCAACCTGATCGATTTCTACACGCGCCAGACGCTGGATTGGCCGATGGCCTCGGCGATCGCCATGGCGCTTCTGGTGATTTCCGGCCTGCTGGTCGCGGCGCTGAGCCGCGTGCAGGGCGGCGGCGCGACGGGAGGTTCGAAATGA
- the puuR_1 gene encoding HTH-type transcriptional regulator PuuR: MNEITARPGNGRNARRSGDPMLGGRIRELRQAQKMTLADLAATSGISIGTLSQIERNLVSPTVRTLFTLGEALNVSAAWLIDPNNDDDKSDPYVVTADRRQPFARSEGLRKDLISPKASERLKGFYLIIEPGSGSGEEPYVHKGEEIGLVVAGVLELTIEGESRVLREGDCFSFPSDLPHRFSNIGATQCIVFWVNADI, translated from the coding sequence ATGAACGAGATCACGGCAAGGCCGGGCAACGGCCGCAACGCGCGGCGCAGCGGTGACCCTATGCTTGGGGGGCGCATTCGCGAGCTGAGGCAGGCGCAGAAGATGACCCTTGCCGACCTGGCGGCCACATCCGGAATCTCGATCGGGACATTGTCCCAGATCGAGCGCAACCTCGTTTCGCCCACGGTGCGGACGCTGTTCACGCTGGGCGAGGCCCTGAACGTGTCCGCCGCCTGGTTGATCGACCCGAATAATGATGACGATAAATCAGACCCTTACGTGGTAACGGCAGACCGGCGTCAACCCTTTGCCCGGTCCGAGGGCCTGCGCAAGGACCTGATTTCTCCCAAGGCCAGCGAACGGCTGAAAGGGTTCTACCTGATCATCGAGCCGGGCAGCGGGTCGGGTGAAGAGCCCTATGTGCACAAGGGCGAGGAGATCGGCCTTGTGGTCGCCGGTGTGCTGGAGCTGACGATCGAGGGCGAGTCGCGCGTTCTGCGCGAGGGCGACTGTTTTTCGTTTCCCAGCGATCTGCCGCACCGGTTTTCCAACATCGGTGCGACGCAGTGCATTGTTTTTTGGGTAAACGCCGATATCTGA
- the puuC_1 gene encoding Aldehyde dehydrogenase PuuC, with the protein MMDSIDTWHDRASALAFEGRMFIDGAYVTAASGEGFASLNPATGEKLTDIAAGGAVDVDRAVASGRKAFASGIWSRKSPSDRGATLVRFAALVEAHAEELALLETLDMGKPISDSLSVDLPLSISCLRWYGESVDKIYDEIAPTPGTALSLMKRAPLGVVGAVVPWNFPLMMACWKIAPILAAGNSVVLKPAEQSSLSAIRIAALAVEAGIPPGVFNVVTGMGETAGKALGLHMDVDCIAFTGSTEVGKLFMQYSGQSNLKRVGLECGGKSPNIIFEDAPDIDAAAEAAAWGIFYNQGEVCNAGSRVLVHESIAERVIGKIVETGRAMRIGDPLDPATQIGSLVDSTQTARVLDYIAIARQEGARLVSGGGQPAEGGCFVEPTVFADVTASMRIAQEEVFGPVLSVLTFRDEDEAVKIANDTIYGLAAGMWTSDLNRTFRVSDALQAGVVWVNCFDHGHISSPFGGFKQSGFGRDKSLHALDKYTDVKTTWINLG; encoded by the coding sequence ATGATGGACTCGATTGATACCTGGCACGACCGCGCCTCGGCGCTGGCGTTCGAAGGCCGGATGTTCATCGACGGCGCCTACGTGACTGCCGCCTCGGGCGAAGGCTTTGCAAGCCTCAACCCCGCCACCGGCGAAAAGCTGACTGACATCGCCGCCGGCGGGGCGGTCGACGTCGACCGCGCCGTGGCCTCGGGGCGCAAGGCCTTTGCAAGTGGCATCTGGTCCCGGAAGAGCCCCTCGGACCGGGGCGCCACGCTGGTCCGCTTCGCCGCGCTGGTCGAGGCGCATGCCGAGGAACTGGCGCTGCTTGAAACGCTCGACATGGGCAAGCCGATCTCGGACAGCCTGTCGGTGGACCTGCCGTTGTCGATCAGTTGCCTGCGCTGGTACGGCGAGTCGGTCGACAAGATCTATGACGAGATCGCGCCGACCCCCGGCACCGCCCTGTCGCTGATGAAACGCGCGCCGCTGGGGGTGGTCGGGGCTGTCGTGCCCTGGAACTTTCCGCTGATGATGGCCTGCTGGAAGATCGCGCCGATCCTGGCGGCGGGGAATTCCGTGGTTCTGAAACCGGCCGAGCAATCCTCGCTGTCGGCGATCCGCATCGCGGCCCTGGCGGTCGAGGCCGGCATCCCGCCCGGCGTCTTCAACGTGGTGACGGGCATGGGCGAAACCGCCGGCAAGGCGCTGGGACTGCACATGGACGTGGACTGCATCGCCTTCACCGGTTCGACCGAGGTCGGCAAGCTGTTCATGCAGTATTCCGGGCAGTCCAACCTCAAGCGGGTGGGACTGGAATGCGGGGGCAAGTCGCCCAACATCATATTCGAGGACGCCCCGGACATCGACGCGGCCGCCGAGGCCGCGGCCTGGGGGATCTTCTACAACCAGGGCGAGGTCTGCAACGCCGGCTCGCGCGTGCTTGTGCATGAAAGCATCGCCGAACGGGTGATCGGGAAGATCGTCGAGACCGGCCGCGCCATGCGTATCGGCGACCCGCTGGACCCCGCGACCCAGATCGGATCGCTGGTGGACAGCACGCAGACCGCGCGCGTTCTGGACTATATCGCCATCGCCCGGCAGGAAGGGGCGCGGCTGGTGTCCGGTGGCGGGCAGCCTGCCGAAGGCGGCTGTTTCGTCGAACCCACCGTTTTCGCCGACGTGACCGCGTCGATGCGCATCGCGCAGGAAGAGGTGTTCGGCCCGGTGCTGTCGGTTCTGACCTTCAGGGACGAAGACGAAGCGGTGAAGATAGCGAACGACACGATCTACGGCCTGGCGGCCGGCATGTGGACATCGGACCTGAACCGGACGTTCCGCGTATCGGACGCGCTGCAGGCCGGGGTAGTCTGGGTCAACTGCTTCGATCACGGCCATATCTCGTCGCCGTTCGGCGGTTTCAAGCAATCCGGTTTCGGGCGGGACAAGTCGCTTCACGCCCTGGACAAGTACACCGACGTCAAGACGACGTGGATCAACCTGGGCTAA
- the dapA_1 gene encoding 4-hydroxy-tetrahydrodipicolinate synthase, giving the protein MSQPTIKGLMPACPTALDADGQADRASMQRLVRHMLDGGASGVVPLGGTGEYTALPPQIRIATVESCVEAAAGAPVYAGVLAPGLGDAIPAAKAFAAAGATGIMLIAPYYITPSQAGAIDYFRAVRDAAGLPIMLYDNPLRARFAFAPDTIATLAEEGTIVGMKASSTDLYHFDQVMQRVGPEFGALSGQDTLFVQQVSSGAVGGVLTSAVLVPGMWAKVQSLAAAGQYAEALALQRKLGPLMDALFAEENPGPLRHALALVGLDTGASALPAPALSKGLAARLDEVIADLRAAGAALPEAA; this is encoded by the coding sequence ATGTCGCAACCGACGATCAAGGGCCTGATGCCGGCCTGCCCAACCGCGCTGGATGCCGATGGGCAGGCGGATCGGGCGTCGATGCAGCGGCTGGTGCGCCACATGCTGGACGGTGGGGCCAGCGGTGTCGTGCCGCTTGGCGGCACCGGCGAATACACCGCCCTGCCGCCCCAGATCCGGATCGCCACGGTCGAATCCTGTGTCGAGGCGGCCGCCGGTGCGCCGGTCTACGCGGGCGTCCTGGCCCCGGGGCTGGGCGATGCGATCCCCGCGGCCAAGGCCTTTGCCGCGGCGGGCGCGACGGGCATCATGCTGATCGCACCGTATTACATCACCCCGTCGCAGGCCGGCGCCATCGACTATTTCCGCGCCGTGCGGGATGCGGCGGGGCTGCCCATCATGCTGTATGACAACCCGTTGCGGGCGCGTTTCGCCTTTGCGCCCGACACCATCGCGACCCTCGCCGAAGAAGGCACCATCGTGGGCATGAAGGCGTCCAGCACGGACCTTTACCACTTCGACCAGGTGATGCAGCGCGTGGGTCCCGAGTTCGGCGCGCTCAGCGGGCAGGACACGCTGTTCGTGCAGCAGGTCTCCAGCGGGGCCGTCGGGGGTGTTCTGACCTCGGCGGTGCTGGTGCCGGGGATGTGGGCCAAGGTCCAGTCGCTGGCCGCGGCCGGACAATATGCCGAGGCGCTGGCGCTGCAACGCAAGCTGGGACCGCTGATGGATGCGCTCTTTGCCGAAGAAAACCCGGGTCCGCTGCGCCATGCGCTGGCGCTCGTGGGTCTGGATACCGGCGCGTCGGCCCTGCCGGCACCGGCCCTGTCCAAAGGGCTGGCGGCACGGCTGGACGAAGTGATAGCGGATCTGCGCGCGGCCGGTGCCGCGCTTCCCGAAGCAGCCTGA